In Stenotrophomonas sp. ESTM1D_MKCIP4_1, a single genomic region encodes these proteins:
- a CDS encoding oligoalginate lyase produces the protein MRLQPLFVSLALAIPFALLPAAPLLAAPAAAARQADTAPVLVTAAQWQQMASEGSRYPWFAKEQARTEASLKKMMKAGIDVPVPKDKGGGRTHEQHKRNYQALLAAGTLYRLTGDKAYVDYARDMLMQYARLYPTLGPHPEGRGQIPGRVFWQVLNDSVWLVNAIQGYDAIRDALPVQDRQTIESKLFRPMAEFLISEPKNYDQIHNHATWAVAATGMTGYVLRDQELVEKSLRGSQKDDQFGFLRQIDLLFSPDGYYEEGPYYQRYALAPFLLFANAIERNEPQRKIFARRDGVLLKAVDVLVQTSYNGLFFPINDAILDKGIDTEELVAGIGIAYARTGDDHLLSVAQQQKRLLLSPEGLQVAQALAANKAKPFDYRPMLLRDGPDGDRGGLAILRMNGEDGQALVQKDTMQGMGHGHFDKLNWLFYDNGKAVVTDYGAARFLNVEAKRGGIYLAENRSWAKQTVAHNTLVVDEQSHFKGDWKRGEEHAPQVRFFQADTDTQIASATMRDAYPGVVFTRTQALLRHPDLGLPVVLDLLQVHGDKAARYDLPLHFNGHIVTTGFEAEHFTSQRPVLGGDNGYQHLWLDARSKAGSEPRTLAWLLDGRFYTYRFGSSAPAQALLVESGANDPEFNLRREPALLQRVEGQKDVTFFSVLEPHGEYNGTAEYVHGADSRIQDIVRTRGSDAEVLELRLASGARIALGVADDSRATGEHRVTVDGHVYRWSGSHARMDRSKGDGK, from the coding sequence ATGAGGTTGCAGCCGCTGTTCGTTTCCCTGGCCCTGGCCATCCCCTTTGCCCTGCTGCCGGCCGCGCCGTTGCTGGCGGCCCCGGCCGCCGCCGCGCGCCAGGCTGACACCGCCCCGGTGCTGGTGACTGCTGCGCAGTGGCAGCAGATGGCCAGTGAAGGCAGCCGCTACCCGTGGTTCGCCAAGGAACAGGCCCGCACCGAAGCATCACTGAAGAAGATGATGAAGGCCGGCATCGACGTGCCGGTGCCCAAGGACAAGGGCGGCGGGCGCACCCACGAACAGCACAAGCGCAACTACCAGGCGCTGCTGGCCGCCGGCACGCTGTACCGGCTGACCGGCGACAAAGCCTACGTCGATTACGCGCGCGACATGCTGATGCAGTACGCCAGGCTCTACCCGACACTGGGCCCGCATCCGGAAGGCCGTGGGCAGATTCCCGGCCGCGTGTTCTGGCAGGTGCTCAACGATTCGGTGTGGCTGGTCAATGCCATCCAGGGCTACGACGCGATCCGCGACGCGCTGCCCGTGCAGGACCGGCAGACCATCGAATCGAAGCTGTTCCGGCCGATGGCCGAATTCCTGATCAGCGAGCCGAAGAACTACGACCAGATCCACAACCACGCCACCTGGGCGGTGGCCGCCACCGGCATGACCGGCTATGTGCTGCGCGATCAGGAACTGGTGGAAAAATCCCTGCGCGGCAGCCAGAAGGACGACCAGTTCGGCTTCCTGCGCCAGATCGACCTGCTGTTCTCGCCCGATGGCTATTACGAGGAAGGCCCGTACTACCAGCGTTATGCACTGGCGCCGTTCCTGCTGTTCGCCAACGCGATCGAGCGCAATGAGCCGCAGCGGAAGATCTTCGCGCGCCGCGACGGCGTGCTGCTGAAGGCGGTGGATGTACTGGTGCAGACCAGCTACAACGGGCTGTTCTTCCCGATCAACGATGCGATCCTCGACAAGGGCATCGATACCGAAGAACTGGTGGCCGGCATCGGCATTGCGTATGCCCGTACCGGGGATGACCATCTGTTGTCGGTGGCCCAGCAGCAGAAACGCCTGCTGCTTTCGCCCGAAGGCCTGCAGGTGGCGCAGGCACTGGCGGCCAACAAGGCCAAGCCCTTCGATTACCGGCCGATGCTGCTGCGCGATGGCCCGGACGGCGACCGTGGCGGGCTGGCGATCCTGCGCATGAACGGCGAGGACGGCCAGGCGCTGGTGCAGAAGGACACCATGCAGGGCATGGGCCATGGCCACTTCGACAAGCTCAACTGGCTGTTCTATGACAACGGCAAGGCGGTGGTGACCGATTACGGTGCGGCGCGCTTCCTCAACGTGGAAGCCAAGCGCGGCGGGATCTACCTGGCCGAGAACCGCAGCTGGGCCAAGCAGACCGTGGCCCACAACACCCTGGTGGTGGACGAGCAGAGCCACTTCAAGGGTGACTGGAAGCGCGGCGAGGAACATGCGCCGCAGGTGCGCTTCTTCCAGGCCGACACCGATACCCAGATTGCTTCGGCAACCATGCGCGATGCCTACCCCGGCGTGGTGTTCACCCGCACCCAGGCGCTGCTGCGCCACCCCGACCTGGGCCTGCCGGTGGTGCTGGACCTGCTGCAGGTACACGGTGACAAGGCCGCGCGCTACGACCTGCCGCTGCACTTCAACGGCCACATCGTCACCACCGGTTTCGAGGCCGAACACTTCACCAGCCAGCGCCCGGTGCTGGGCGGGGACAACGGCTACCAGCACCTGTGGCTGGACGCACGCAGCAAGGCCGGCAGCGAACCGCGCACGCTGGCCTGGCTGCTGGACGGCCGCTTCTATACCTACCGCTTCGGCAGCAGCGCACCCGCGCAGGCCCTGCTGGTGGAAAGCGGTGCCAACGACCCGGAGTTCAACCTGCGCCGCGAACCCGCCCTGCTGCAGCGCGTGGAAGGCCAGAAGGACGTGACCTTCTTCAGCGTGCTGGAGCCGCACGGCGAGTACAACGGCACCGCCGAGTACGTGCACGGCGCCGACAGCCGCATCCAGGACATCGTGCGCACCCGCGGCAGCGATGCCGAAGTCCTGGAGCTGCGCCTGGCCAGTGGTGCCCGCATCGCCCTGGGCGTAGCCGATGACAGCCGCGCCACGGGCGAGCACCGCGTGACCGTCGATGGCCACGTTTACCGCTGGAGCGGCAGCCACGCGCGCATGGACCGCAGCAAGGGTGACGGCAAATGA
- a CDS encoding MFS transporter: protein MNGPAGVSGLRRVPVRSAVRWLIVGLIAVATVINYIDRNALAVMWPEIAKEVGATKDDYALLVTVFMLFYAAGQFLFGRLFDMIGTRLGFALSISVWSISIALHSITHSMLSFSLVRALLGVSEAGAWPGAVKANAEWFPARERALAQGVFNAGASIGAIVSAPAIAALYLWLGWRGTFVLVGAIGFLWLLPWLFVYRAGPDRHPWVSDAERRLIMEDQAGQRDATAPKVSVRALLAHRQSWGMLACRFLLDPIWWLFVSWLPIYLAETFGFDIKQIGLFAWVPFVGAMLGSLSGGWLSGRLIRAGQSVDRARKLSITLGCVIMAPALLGAVLANQPLMAVLAIAAVLFGFQVAIGNIQTLPGDLFDGRSVGTLAGLGGLAAVAGTLITTWLVPVLTRHSYAPIFILVAALVPLSLAALWWWTGPIHKLDRRGG, encoded by the coding sequence ATGAACGGGCCCGCAGGGGTGTCCGGCCTGCGCAGGGTTCCGGTGCGATCGGCGGTGCGCTGGCTGATTGTCGGCCTGATCGCCGTGGCGACGGTGATCAACTACATCGACCGCAACGCGTTGGCGGTGATGTGGCCGGAAATCGCCAAGGAGGTGGGCGCCACCAAGGATGACTACGCCCTGCTGGTGACAGTGTTCATGCTGTTCTACGCGGCAGGCCAGTTCCTGTTCGGCCGCCTGTTCGACATGATCGGCACGCGCCTGGGCTTTGCCCTGTCGATCAGCGTGTGGTCGATCTCCATCGCCCTGCATTCGATCACCCATTCGATGCTGTCCTTCAGCCTGGTGCGGGCACTGCTGGGCGTCAGCGAAGCCGGTGCCTGGCCCGGTGCGGTGAAGGCCAATGCCGAGTGGTTCCCGGCGCGCGAACGCGCGTTGGCGCAGGGCGTGTTCAACGCGGGCGCATCGATTGGTGCGATCGTTTCCGCACCGGCCATCGCCGCCCTGTACCTGTGGCTGGGCTGGCGCGGCACCTTCGTGCTGGTCGGTGCCATCGGCTTCCTGTGGCTGCTGCCGTGGCTGTTCGTCTACCGCGCCGGCCCGGACAGGCATCCGTGGGTGAGCGATGCCGAGCGCCGCTTGATCATGGAAGACCAGGCCGGGCAGCGCGACGCCACTGCGCCCAAGGTGAGCGTGCGCGCGCTGCTGGCCCATCGGCAGAGCTGGGGCATGCTCGCCTGCCGCTTCCTGCTGGACCCGATCTGGTGGCTGTTCGTGTCCTGGCTGCCGATCTACCTGGCCGAGACCTTCGGCTTCGACATCAAGCAGATCGGCCTGTTCGCTTGGGTGCCCTTCGTCGGCGCGATGCTGGGCAGTCTCAGTGGCGGTTGGCTGTCCGGGCGCCTGATCCGTGCCGGGCAGAGCGTGGACCGCGCACGCAAGCTGTCCATCACCCTGGGCTGCGTGATCATGGCCCCGGCGCTGCTGGGCGCGGTGCTGGCCAACCAGCCGTTGATGGCCGTGCTGGCGATTGCCGCCGTGCTGTTCGGCTTCCAGGTGGCCATCGGCAACATCCAGACCCTGCCGGGCGACCTCTTCGACGGCCGTTCGGTGGGCACGCTGGCGGGCCTGGGTGGCCTGGCCGCGGTGGCCGGCACCCTCATCACCACCTGGCTGGTGCCGGTGCTGACCCGCCATTCCTACGCCCCGATCTTCATCCTCGTCGCCGCGCTGGTGCCGCTGTCGCTGGCCGCGCTGTGGTGGTGGACCGGACCGATCCACAAGCTCGACCGCCGTGGCGGCTGA
- a CDS encoding glucose 1-dehydrogenase — MSFQDKVAIVTGGGRDIGRAVSIKLAAAGARVCINYANDEASAQDTLAQIQAAGGQAIVHRADVTDAAAVAGLVAATQAAFGERIDLLVNVAGGMVQRRPLADIDPAFFHTVMDLNLTSTYLTTHAVVPHMGEGAAIVNFASQAGRDGGGPGASIYATAKAAVMTFTRAMAKELGPKGIRVNALCCGMIATRFHDEFTKPEVRTAVAGNTPLRRQGVPDEAADAAVFLASDAAAFITGANLDVNGGTYFS; from the coding sequence ATGTCGTTCCAGGACAAGGTGGCCATCGTCACCGGTGGTGGCCGTGATATCGGCCGTGCCGTCTCGATCAAGCTGGCCGCTGCCGGCGCACGCGTCTGCATCAACTACGCCAACGATGAAGCCAGCGCGCAGGACACGCTGGCGCAGATCCAGGCGGCCGGCGGCCAGGCCATCGTGCACCGCGCCGATGTCACCGATGCCGCCGCCGTGGCAGGTCTCGTCGCCGCCACCCAGGCCGCGTTCGGTGAACGCATCGACCTGCTGGTGAACGTGGCCGGCGGCATGGTGCAGCGCCGCCCGCTGGCCGACATCGACCCGGCGTTCTTCCACACGGTGATGGATCTGAACCTGACCTCGACCTACCTGACCACCCACGCGGTCGTGCCGCACATGGGCGAAGGCGCGGCCATCGTGAATTTCGCATCGCAGGCCGGCCGCGATGGCGGTGGTCCGGGCGCGTCGATCTACGCCACCGCCAAGGCCGCGGTGATGACCTTCACCCGCGCCATGGCCAAGGAGCTGGGGCCCAAGGGCATCCGCGTGAACGCGCTGTGCTGCGGCATGATCGCCACCCGCTTCCATGATGAATTCACCAAGCCGGAGGTACGCACCGCGGTGGCCGGCAACACCCCGCTGCGCCGCCAGGGCGTGCCGGACGAAGCCGCCGATGCGGCCGTGTTCCTGGCCTCGGACGCAGCGGCCTTCATCACCGGTGCGAATCTGGACGTCAACGGCGGCACCTACTTCTCCTGA
- a CDS encoding GDSL-type esterase/lipase family protein, whose product MQRWITLLSLAIGTAVAAPAALAAPVWVTAWTASPAPDRKDGTPAAPVQFAAQTVRQDIRVGSRGDALRLRISNELGDAPLHVEDIRVRLKDGRAAALPVTVDGRSAIDVPVGAALLSDPLPLTVSALQEISVTAFFPQPTRPAVRRTVVRVVEGRQPAVADNVRVSYQQNVFSAVLVQRAERPQVIVALGDSITEGATATRGSFNQWPERLAQRLQQACPDRFVVLNQGISGNKLLDHGRSHSALSRLDRDVIAVAGADQVILFEGINDIRHGGGAQPLPGRSAPDMRLGYQQVAARLHLHGIRAYLGTLTPFAGSERYEPVSATTRASINQWARSADNGFDGVVDFDAALRDPAQPESLPASITRDHLHPNDEGYRRMAESIDLKMLGCPGSP is encoded by the coding sequence ATGCAGCGCTGGATCACCCTGCTTTCGCTGGCCATCGGCACTGCCGTGGCCGCCCCCGCGGCCCTGGCCGCACCGGTCTGGGTCACCGCCTGGACCGCGTCGCCCGCCCCCGACCGCAAGGACGGAACACCGGCGGCACCGGTGCAGTTCGCCGCGCAGACGGTGCGCCAGGACATCCGCGTCGGCAGCCGTGGCGACGCGCTGCGCCTGCGCATCAGCAACGAACTGGGCGATGCACCGCTGCACGTGGAAGACATCCGTGTGCGCCTGAAGGATGGCAGGGCGGCGGCGCTGCCGGTGACCGTCGATGGCCGGTCCGCCATCGATGTGCCGGTGGGCGCTGCGCTGCTCAGTGACCCGCTGCCACTGACGGTCAGCGCGCTGCAGGAGATCAGCGTGACCGCATTCTTCCCACAGCCGACCCGCCCTGCGGTGCGGCGCACGGTGGTGCGCGTGGTGGAGGGAAGGCAGCCTGCGGTGGCCGACAACGTGCGCGTCAGCTACCAGCAGAACGTGTTTTCAGCGGTGCTGGTGCAGCGCGCGGAGCGGCCGCAGGTGATCGTGGCACTGGGCGACTCGATCACCGAGGGCGCGACGGCCACGCGCGGCTCGTTCAACCAGTGGCCGGAGCGGCTGGCGCAGCGCCTGCAGCAGGCGTGCCCGGACCGGTTCGTGGTGCTCAACCAGGGCATCAGCGGCAACAAGCTGCTGGACCATGGCCGCAGCCACAGCGCGCTGTCCCGGCTGGACCGCGATGTGATCGCGGTGGCCGGTGCCGACCAGGTGATCCTGTTTGAAGGGATCAATGACATCCGCCATGGCGGCGGGGCGCAACCGCTGCCGGGGCGCAGCGCACCGGACATGCGGCTGGGTTACCAGCAGGTGGCCGCGCGACTGCACCTGCATGGCATCCGCGCGTACCTGGGCACGCTGACGCCGTTTGCGGGCTCCGAGCGCTACGAACCGGTCTCGGCCACCACCCGTGCCTCGATCAACCAGTGGGCGCGCAGCGCGGACAACGGCTTCGACGGCGTGGTGGATTTCGATGCCGCACTGCGCGATCCGGCGCAGCCGGAATCGCTGCCGGCCAGCATCACCCGCGATCACCTGCACCCGAACGATGAAGGCTACCGCCGCATGGCCGAGTCGATCGATCTGAAGATGCTGGGGTGCCCTGGCTCTCCGTAG
- a CDS encoding DUF962 domain-containing protein, translating into MSRFASFREFYPFYLDEHRDPVSRRLHFVGSCGVLLLVAAALLRGQPMLLLAALVCGYGFAWVGHFFFEKNRPATFRHPLYSFVGDWVMFADILRGRIKW; encoded by the coding sequence ATGTCCCGCTTTGCCAGCTTCCGCGAGTTCTACCCGTTCTATCTGGATGAGCACCGCGACCCGGTGTCGCGGCGCCTGCATTTCGTTGGCAGCTGTGGCGTATTGCTGCTGGTGGCCGCTGCGCTGCTGCGCGGCCAGCCGATGTTGTTGCTGGCGGCGTTGGTCTGCGGCTATGGGTTCGCCTGGGTCGGCCATTTCTTCTTCGAGAAGAATCGTCCGGCGACCTTCCGGCATCCGCTGTATTCGTTCGTCGGCGACTGGGTGATGTTCGCCGACATCCTGCGCGGCCGGATCAAATGGTGA
- a CDS encoding YnfA family protein, protein MKTLGLFLLTALAEIVGCYLPWLWLRKGGSVWLLLPAAASLALFAWLLTLHPTASGRVYAAYGGVYIGTALFWLWLVDGIRPSRWDLLGAALCLAGMAVIMFGPRQPV, encoded by the coding sequence GTGAAGACGCTGGGTCTGTTCCTGCTGACTGCACTGGCCGAGATCGTCGGCTGCTACCTGCCGTGGCTGTGGCTGCGCAAGGGCGGCAGCGTGTGGCTGCTGCTGCCGGCGGCGGCCAGCCTGGCCCTGTTCGCCTGGCTGCTGACCCTGCACCCCACGGCCAGCGGACGCGTCTATGCGGCCTATGGCGGGGTCTACATCGGCACCGCGCTGTTCTGGCTGTGGCTGGTGGATGGCATCCGTCCCAGCCGCTGGGACCTGCTGGGTGCCGCGCTGTGCCTGGCCGGCATGGCCGTGATCATGTTCGGGCCACGCCAGCCGGTCTGA
- the mazG gene encoding nucleoside triphosphate pyrophosphohydrolase — MSDTPTAGSAASTELERLLAIMARLRDPQGGCPWDLEQTFATIAPYTIEEAYEVADAIDRGDLDDLCDELGDLLLQVVFHARMAEEQGSFAFADVARAISDKMQRRHPHVFADVSVDDADGVMRNWDAIKRAERAAKGDPDTSALAGISRGLPEWQRAVKLQSRAAKVGFDWPGPLPVLDKAAEELQELREEFERGDIAGNKARLQEELGDLLFVCANLARHADIDLGAALRGANHKFERRFRAMEGQAEAEGSTLAGMDLDAQEALWQHAKAAEKA, encoded by the coding sequence ATGAGCGATACCCCCACCGCCGGCAGTGCCGCCAGCACCGAACTGGAGCGCCTGCTGGCGATCATGGCGCGGCTGCGCGATCCGCAAGGGGGCTGCCCCTGGGATCTTGAGCAGACCTTCGCCACCATCGCCCCGTACACCATCGAAGAGGCCTACGAGGTCGCCGATGCGATCGACCGCGGCGACCTGGATGACCTGTGCGACGAACTGGGTGACCTGCTGCTGCAGGTCGTGTTCCATGCGCGCATGGCGGAAGAGCAGGGTTCATTCGCCTTCGCCGACGTAGCCCGTGCGATCAGTGACAAGATGCAGCGCCGGCATCCGCATGTGTTCGCCGATGTCAGCGTGGACGACGCCGATGGTGTGATGCGCAACTGGGATGCGATCAAGCGCGCCGAGCGCGCCGCCAAGGGCGACCCGGACACCTCGGCACTGGCGGGCATCTCCCGCGGGCTGCCCGAATGGCAGCGTGCAGTGAAGCTGCAGTCGCGCGCGGCCAAGGTCGGCTTCGACTGGCCTGGCCCGCTGCCGGTGCTGGACAAGGCGGCAGAAGAGCTGCAGGAACTGCGCGAGGAATTCGAGCGCGGCGACATCGCCGGCAACAAGGCGCGGCTGCAGGAAGAGCTGGGTGACCTGCTGTTCGTCTGCGCGAACCTGGCCCGCCACGCCGACATCGACCTGGGTGCGGCCCTGCGCGGTGCCAACCATAAGTTCGAGCGCCGGTTCCGCGCCATGGAAGGGCAGGCCGAAGCCGAGGGAAGCACGTTGGCGGGGATGGACCTGGATGCGCAGGAAGCCCTGTGGCAGCACGCCAAGGCGGCGGAAAAGGCGTGA
- the cysQ gene encoding 3'(2'),5'-bisphosphate nucleotidase CysQ, which yields MIKLTTELRETAIAIAQEAGQAIMQVYSEGFDVVLKADDSPVTAADLAADRIIQQGLRQLTPDLPILSEESAQVPWEQRQHWGAYWLVDPLDGTREFVKRNGEFSVNIALIYQGAPAFGVVQAPVTGIVWHAMRGELAYRRQGLHDSVLRTRTPATAPLRVAASRSHRSPETIALLERMGDIETVAQGSSLKFCRIAEGGLDVYPRLGPTSEWDTAAGQCVLHAAGGAVLSASTGKPFRYNRRTTLLNGDFIALGDTRLPWRDWLSD from the coding sequence ATGATCAAGCTGACCACCGAGCTGCGCGAGACCGCCATTGCCATTGCCCAGGAGGCGGGGCAGGCGATCATGCAGGTCTACAGCGAGGGTTTCGACGTCGTGCTGAAGGCGGATGACAGCCCGGTCACCGCGGCCGACCTGGCCGCCGACCGGATCATCCAGCAGGGCCTGCGCCAGCTCACCCCGGACCTGCCGATCCTGTCCGAGGAATCGGCGCAGGTGCCGTGGGAACAGCGCCAGCACTGGGGCGCTTACTGGCTGGTCGACCCGCTGGATGGCACCCGTGAATTCGTCAAGCGCAATGGCGAATTCAGCGTCAACATCGCGCTGATCTACCAGGGCGCACCGGCGTTCGGCGTGGTCCAGGCACCGGTCACCGGCATCGTCTGGCATGCCATGCGCGGCGAGCTGGCCTACCGTCGCCAGGGCCTGCACGACAGCGTGCTGCGCACCCGCACGCCTGCCACCGCACCGCTGCGCGTGGCGGCCAGCCGCTCGCACCGCTCGCCGGAAACCATCGCCCTGCTCGAACGCATGGGTGACATCGAAACGGTGGCGCAGGGCTCTTCGCTGAAGTTCTGCCGCATTGCCGAAGGCGGGCTGGATGTGTACCCGCGGCTGGGCCCGACCTCCGAATGGGACACCGCAGCAGGCCAGTGCGTACTGCACGCCGCAGGTGGCGCGGTGCTGTCGGCCAGCACCGGCAAACCGTTCCGCTACAACCGCCGTACCACGCTGCTGAACGGTGATTTCATCGCCCTTGGCGATACCCGCCTGCCGTGGCGTGATTGGCTGTCCGACTGA
- the nudE gene encoding ADP compounds hydrolase NudE, protein MNDDRSGRRLPIIHRITDEENGPFQRQHLDLEFSNGEHRRFERLVSRGHGAVVVVPMLDEETVLLVREYAAGVHRYELGLVKGRIDAGETPEQAADRELKEEAGYGARRVDVLRAMTLAPTYMSHQSWLVVARDLYPEKLAGDEPEELEVVPWKLAELDQLMLREDFSEGRSLAALFIARQWLQGRR, encoded by the coding sequence ATGAACGACGACCGCAGCGGCCGTCGCCTGCCGATCATCCACCGGATCACCGACGAGGAAAACGGCCCCTTCCAGCGCCAGCACCTGGACCTGGAGTTTTCCAACGGTGAACACCGCCGTTTCGAGCGCCTGGTCAGCCGCGGCCATGGCGCCGTGGTGGTGGTGCCGATGCTGGATGAGGAGACCGTGCTGCTGGTGCGTGAATACGCCGCCGGAGTGCACCGCTACGAGCTGGGCCTGGTGAAGGGCCGCATCGATGCCGGGGAAACCCCTGAACAGGCCGCCGACCGCGAACTGAAGGAAGAAGCCGGCTATGGCGCCCGCCGCGTCGACGTGCTGCGGGCGATGACCCTGGCGCCGACCTACATGAGCCACCAGTCCTGGCTGGTGGTGGCGCGCGACCTGTACCCGGAAAAGCTGGCCGGCGACGAGCCGGAAGAGCTGGAAGTGGTGCCATGGAAGCTGGCCGAACTGGACCAGCTGATGCTGCGTGAAGACTTCTCGGAAGGGCGCTCGCTGGCTGCGCTGTTCATCGCGCGCCAGTGGCTGCAGGGGCGCCGATGA